AATTTACccctttaaaatatttgtaaacgtccaatgaaaattattGTTACAAACGAATTGCATTAGAATGTGTTTGTATCTAGTAATGTACTATTAAGAGCATGTCAATTTTATCGACTTCGCGGATACATTCAGCATATTAAGTGTGGACGTGTGttgatcttttgatgtttttgtcaagtcaggaatatgaaaagtgtccaatcgtttgatgtgattagggactttccgattgaattttccgcggagttcagtatttttgtgatttaacttttttttggagtgtaaaaagtTTGTTGTCATATACAACCTATCATGTTCTTTGATTAAGATTGAAAGTTCTTGTTGTAAGAATCAACACGAATAAGCTAAAACACTAAACACTCTAAAAGCATAAAACCAATGTatcttgtttaaaattattttattactttaagATTTTTGAAGACATCATTTTCTAAATCAGTCATCTTCCTCAGGATCATTCACGTAACGCTCGTCGATATCATCCATAACGTCCTCATCATTCATATCGACATATCGTTCATCTAAATGCCCGTCTTGTAAGTCCTCATTCGCGATGTCTTTGTCTAAAATGTAATTATAGATACATTACAagtatttaagaaaataaaaaagaacaaaattgtTCAGGGAAATAAACATCGGGTTtgttctatgatatttttttgtaaacattaaagttgaaatgtcaaataataaaatataaaaaaagttttaaaacatttcaaattcatGTTATAACAAGGGACAtaacatatacatataacaaATCCAAAGTGATAAAACGTATGAGTCAACTTGAACATCTCACATTCGCAAAATGAAAATTTGTTAGAATATACAGGAGaactatattgtttttttttactcttcTAAGTATTTGACCTTTATAGATAGATtcgatacatttgtatttttttttatcagatatgaTTTGAGACAACTACAAATCGTAGATCAATTTTTCCAATTCTTATACGAAAATATAAATAGACCTTGAATGAAAATACCTTGTGATTATCTTATCAGTAAAGAAAACCGGAATAGAATTTGGgagattattatttttaatgaatgCTATTTTTGACAGTCTAATTGTTTAGTCTGCAGTCATTTGAAGCATTTTTGTTTCATTGATTATATAAATTGATTATAGGTACAACTCCGATTCAAACATTCTTTAGTCCTTAAAATATGGAAAGGTCATGCATTTCATAGATGCATGCCGATAAAATTTGCTTCCATCTTTTTAATAGTACGAACTTGCTACAgatacattttgaataattaacaATATACAACACTTAACAATGTAATTTATATCGAAACAAACTATCCGATATACAATGGCCTTTACTGGATTCGATTAATTACCTTATTAAAGGACAAAGGGTGTAAATGTTGTATTAAACATGCACGTACCTTGAATATCGTCGTTCAATATCGCTCGTCTTTGATCTGTATTGATTGTTGCAGATCGTGGCCATTTTGGTCGTGGTGGCCATGGTCGTGGAAGACGCGGTATTCGAACCCGCCATCTTCTCCTCCATCCTTCACATTCATCCATCATGCAAAGTGCAAAGAAAATAGTAATTGACAGCAAAAAAATTCCTTTCATTTTTAATCTGAAAGATATacaaatgtcctaaatattcagATGAATTTATAATCTTAACAATTTCAGCAAGTAAACACGTATAATTGTATACATGACGGTATGTCAATGCGACTGCCTTCTAGCTCCGCGTATTTTCATCAGACtaaataaatctataaaattaaattaatgtcAAAACGTAATTCTAATATTTCTACATGCAGATGTCAACAGGACAATGCTTTGTCATAAGTCAGTTTTAATAGTCCTTATgcatgttatgttttattttgtcttgCATGTGAGAAATTATAGTGATACATTTCAATTTACCACCATCAATTGATTTCCATAGTCAGAATCAGGGCTGGTCGGTATTTCTTTCCCTGAATAAGTCTGTAGACATAGCGTCAACGGGATGCACGGATGTATCTGACAAACGAAATTAAAAGTCTAGACAgtgcatttatttaaaataaaaaaaagtaaattaaataaaaaaatatgttcaataaaagaaaaaagatgcCAAGATATTTGCGAAATGTTCAGCTATTTGAATCAACTACAAATAGTAAATAAAAACTCACCTATATGGCTATATCTGCGTTTGTATGTTGAAAGTTTATCAGCATAAAGTAATCACAACATTTCATCTATTAACTATATAATACCATACAAGTGTATTAGGTTATATTACCAAAGCAACAGATGTAAGCAAATATCGTAGCAGTTGTGAAGAAAAATCGAAAAATCATTATTGAAGAACTGATCCAAAAATTGCTTACTAGTCACTTTTATAGATGTACCTTTTCGGAAATCGATACTAACATAACTAACACCTTAAATCTATACATTTGACTACATTCTTTTGATTCGGGGCTATTTGAAGGTTGACGAAGATCACATATAGTTACAATAACCTTTTACCATGTtggtttattatatgttttttttattattgcatatcaaatatgtatatattgtaaTGATTTGGTAAATGACAACCTTTTGGATTATTTTAGGAAAAGGAGAGCCAAAAAAAGTAAAGACATTTCACTGAGTACAACTGACGTCGAAGAAAAACAAAATCTACTTAAAGTCACTCATTATTGATAATGAGTGTAAAAAAATGACCCGAACGCTATCAAATTTTAATATCCGAAAATAGAGCTGCATACAAATATTGACATGTTCATATCGTCATCTAAATATGTtcaacatagataccagaactTAGATTTTGTACGGCAGACACGTGTTTCGTCTTCcaaagtcagagaaaaacatgactttgtgcaatgccaagatacaggtatcgacatattGTAGATCCATAAAGGTGTATGTGTATatgacaataatatttagtttgctttaaaCTTAGtgtttacaaaattaatattaataccaataaaaacaatatcaaatgatAGAATTACAGTCTTGAATTGTAACCTTAGAATAAGTTTagttaaaggatcgataagttaaCCAGGACCGTTTCTTATTTTCCGGGCACGGTAagcaacatctccgtaaaaataaaaaaagtaatttgtGGTACCGAAATCCCTGGCCTAATCATTCACCAGTAATACACAGATTAcgtcgttaaaatcaaaaacgtcacatcATACATGGGCATAGCaaatgatttttgaaaaataaacaccGTAAGAAAGACCAAAGGAACATAACCATCAAAAGAGTGAAAACTAACAAAAGGGTACGAGAAAttgtcccttttgtcgtaaatttaagTGTGGAGTTACTCGTCTAAACCCGACATATATTtcaatctaggaaaggacagttatgaTTTTGTCAAGTAAGTTTTTTTGGGTAAGTTTcggcagtatatttagaaaattcttgattgTTTAACGAAAACAAATCATCAGGATAACGGTACGTGTtgttaaatttatcaattaaatgcaatttagacAGGTCTTTACTGAGTCTGGTCACAAACTGTGATTAACAACAGTacaaaacaagtctgctattaatgCGGCTTAATTAGTGCCCATTGGAATACagacaacctgtcgataaactttgttgccgaaacgtgcAAAAATATTTTCAAGGAGAAAAGAAGTAGGTCCAGTTAGCCCCCATATACGTCAGttttacaaaactgttaaaatgtaaactttgatttatttattgaaaagtagaatgcttctgctacataaatatgggctgtttattacaatataatgcacatatatcgggtgctagcatcattaagtcatgctaaattactgaaatcttatcaattttagcattttagttaaattttagatggtttccatcttaaatgaaagtggccgcatttgtgtttattcttaatattgaaatataagttgtatttgatgataatgcaaaacatatataaaggttggggatgaacacagatgcggccactttcatttttgacaaaaacacagctgaaaagtgacatttttgggcatagttgatagatttttcatatttaagcttgaatcgaagCATTTCTTATGACTAAATCCGttaaaaatctttcacataaactaatcaaaattaatcaaatcaaaaCTGCAATATATTTAGAAGGACAATTCAAATCACgtaatttatttaaaacatccAAAACATTTCTAATGTCCAAAAATAATTTATTCCAGTATTTTCAGATATTATATTACAATAGTTCATGATAAGTTCTTTGATAGTAATTAAGGAACATGACAAAAGCACTGAAatattagttgtagaacacttactagaggcctaGATGAAAAGAAAGAGCAAATGATAAATTACACAATGAATGTAAAAAACAAGGATCTTGTGAATAAAAACACAATTATAAGAGTAAAAAAAGCGCAAACCTAGAAATAATTGTCTTTATTTGTAACAATTAGTTTGTATGCTTGCCATGTTAAACATGAAGGTACTTTTCTTAAAAAGTAGtttgttttgttgtgtttttcTGAGATGGAGAATAACTTAATTCCAGATAAAGTCAATGTTGTTTATCTACATCTTAGCACAATGTACAAGCTTTtgatttgttcttatgttgtgctgttacactactgtcccaggtCAGAGGGAATGTTtagtgctcacaaacatgttttatgtCCTAACCCAAGACAAGAACGTAgtacagtggttgtcatttgttatatcaaatatttttcatcaattgttaTGTTATTAATGAGAGCGTTAGTCTTCTTGTTTATGctatttcacattttgtcatgtctggcgttttatatgttttatagcCAATTATAGTATGGAATTTTGTAATCGTCGAAGACATTAATTGCCTTTTACCAATGCATCGAAAAGCTGTTTAAATATGACTTCTTTTTTGTCGATCCATTTCCAGAGGCCTGAGGACCTGAGTTCcaataattttaaagtctttaaaaAGACTCAAAACTTTATAAATAGCAACTTAATTTTTGACTGCTTTAACCGATAACGGTCAAATTAAGTGTTTGTTGATCGATGTATTTTTTTCTAGTATCAATGCTTTACAAGTTACACAATTACAACTTGCATTTTTTGTATATTGTAAGGTTAGTTATGCATAATCAATCTTGATTCATAAGTATGTTCTTTTAAATAACGTAGTaggtaaaatattatattatttgaaGTTAATAATAACCATCCAAAATTTAACACTTACTCGGCGTTTACCGAACAGTCGATTCCACCGTATATCACGCAATCTACAAGCTGTCATAAATCTGTAGTGATATCTATACTTTGTATTTGACAAATGTAAATCCTATACTAActtatttattgatatttcaattgtGAAAAACTTAAAAGTATAATATGGCAAAATTTAGGCACGAAAGTGAGAAACTTGGTACTTGTCTCAAAAGAACATTTTGGAACAAAGATGAAACCGGTCTTATTGGAAAatatcttcatttaaaaaaagttgattaataaatgtatagatataatataaagaatattCCCAACATAGTATggtttttgaaaattcatttttttccttcgctttTTACCATGGacttttcagtttatttttaaccTTTCATTTCAAATATGCCTTTGGTGTCCAGCACCTTACACTGGAATAAATTGATGGAATATATAAGTTTAATCCAATTCAAATGCATCGTTCTTCTAACAAGTATCAATACTACAACATGAACAATGAgcatcaaatagttatcaaaggtaccaggattataatttagtacgccagacgcgcgttttgtctacataagactcatcagtgacgcttaaatcaaaatatttataaagccaaacgagtgcaaagttggagagcattgagggtccaaaattccaaaaagttgtgccaaatatggctaaggtaatctatgcctgggataacaaaatccttagtttttcgaaaattcaaagttttgtatacaggaaatcaGTCGCTTATAAATCttaactatttaaaaatagttttggCTCATTCCTCATTCCTTGATtcttaattaaaatataaattaaattgtaatatctaaattaaatgtttttttcaagCTATGCACGGGAAAACATTAACGGACATGTaaattttttatgtgttttagcttttgattttgccatttgattcgtcactttctagtttgaattttcagtatttattgtgattttgcttttttctAATTCAATTCGAAATTCAACAACATAGATCtaatcaaagaaaacaaatatgaaacaccaTTGATAAAGCAATATATCGTTCATTCTTGAGCCAAAATAACATAAAAGTACGACAAAAagtattgatattattttttttttcaaatatgctaAGAATGTGTATAATATAACGGTAATGCATCAGGTTAATTGTGTAAGTTTAAAGTTAGTTGCCATTGTCAAAATCCTTCACTCATGTATATTTGTTGTCTATACAGACGTCCACATGGGAAAATGTATGtcccgagtcaggaatatgacagttgttaaccattcgagtgatgtgtttgagcatttgattttacAATTTCACAAGGGAGTTTGCTTTATGAATTTTTCTCAgtggtcagtatttttgtgattttactttttacaactgCGACCGAATAAAATCAATATCACATTTCTCCGAAAATTTATCTTAACATGCCAAGGATAGGAGAAGGGTAACTGGTTTGTaatccttggctagcgaagatgatagAAGTCGTTTATCTTTAGAATCAGTGTGAAAATAGTAAATACTTAGCGTGTTTAGGAAACGACAATTTTTAATGGAAacgaattcaaattatatatattttgaaatctgTTTAAAATGGGTTATCTGCGGGCAACATTTTGTAGACGGATGTTACTTTTTGGtattaaaaatgcatattttgcAGTCGTCGCATACATCTGTCTCTGAACAATTTGTGTTtgatatgtattattttttgtcGAGAAAATGTGGAAACTGCCAACacttcaggttaccagatcacaatctgtAAGAaattgatcacatgaagatccttgtgatcgaacaggattgtacatggcaacaTAGGCAAAGAAAGAATCGGGAGAGGTTTTGAATAAAAgaactgggtgtcctccatccagagggaatcaatagaaagaaataattaaatttacagtctaatgtttatattatgatattcaggattacaatcaatcgaccaaaacttacctgtattattactgatctatgtttacaccttacacattatatatcagtattgttaaaacttttaaaactgatgaaggccatttgttgagccgacatatttgcaattaatgtagaatttatatcatctgttcagtttttccatctttgtgcgatgatattcaacactttttagtgttttgttttccatctatttatcaatattgttacacaatcttttagactcatatatatatattttgataaataaaaagtccttggtacagaaaatatacatttttagtttaaaagtaaaaaacacaaaaaatcacatcataattcgaacattgtttctgttagcgctttcaccgcatctcatgcggttcatcagacagaattgttattgttaatagtaacgacttgtgacgttacgttatagtaacgacttgtgacgttaAGTTATAGTAACGTCATGTGGTAGTTGTATATATTTTACGGAATTTTATTAACGGACCGAATTTCACTTCCTATTAAATGTCGGCTtataaagttcaataaaatattgttcctTGGCTTCACGCGGAATTTTATCTTCGGTCCACATCTTAAAAAAAGGATATATTTTGAAATGTCCCTTCCCACATCGGTCAAAGTGTTCAGAACAGGGAGAATTTCTAATTGACGGGTCCTTTATCTGCTGTTTATGAACTCTCACTCTATCAATTAGTCTATTTGTTTGACCTATGAAGTTTTTATTACAAGTGGGACAGGTTGCACAATTAATGACATTTTCCGATTTACAGTCCATGCTTTTATTCGGTTTGATTACTGTGCCGGATTTCAGAGTTTTACTTTGTCCCACTTCTAGCATTTCGCACGTTCCACACCTGGGATCCCTGCATTTTTGTATTTCTACTACCTTCTGTGTACTGAATTTTGCTCGTGTGAGAAGTTTCTTCAGATTTGGTGCTTGTCGACGGCTTCCAATAAGCTGTGATTTGTCGACAAGATCTTTCATTTTCTTTGATTGATGTAGAATAGGTAAAAACCCTTTAGCAGAATTTAAGATCAGGTGATTACGTGGATTATGAGTTATAACAAACAgaattgattgttgtttatcttttttatcaTCCCTTGCTACTGTTTTTCTCAGTTCAGCGACTGGAAtgttcaatgcatttttaattccATTGTCGATTAAACTGACTGGGTAGTTTTgtctttttagataatttttcaaTTCCTGTAGTCTCTTATCAAGTAACTCAAAATTTATAACTATTGTGCATATACGTCGGGCTAAATTAAAAGGAATATTTCGTTTGGTGTGTGACGGGTGACATGAAATTCCGCGTGAAGCCAaggaacaatattttattgaaccaacattaaaatctttgatttttcaactatttataccactattccacatactaaactttaagctcgactgaaagaactcgtcagcttatgtttctttaacaaaaaggccactagacgttttaaatatctagttttgggctgtaattcagcttactttgtgaacAATCATAGAGAGCCAAGGAGAAAATATACCgacgaggatatcactgccatgctggactttttaattgattacatatttgttgaatttggaggtttggtcttccaacagactattggaatcccaatgggtaccaattgcgctcctctacttgcagatttgtttttacattcctatgaagcagaatttatccaagggcttatACAGAAAGGAGAAATGAAATTAGCCctgtcttttaatttcacctttcggtatattgatgatgtactgtctcttaataatatttcagtgatcacttacatttaatatatccaagtgaacttaaaattaaagatactaccgacaaaGATAAATCTgtttcatatttagacctttttctcaaAATGACTAAATGATGGttggttgaataccaaaatttatgacaaatgcgatgattttaattttcctatagtcaactttcaatttctatgtagcaacattccagcggcaccagcatatggaatatatgtatcaattgagacacatatattCCATATATGTAGCTCTAGAGTaagtatcaattgagacacatatatggaatatatgtgtctcaattgatacttactctagagctagctcaaagtacgttgattttatTTAACatggaatactgctttctcaaaagttgctaagacagggctatgaatcaatcaaattaaggtcatcacttaaGAAATTTTACAGTCGTCATCATGAGCTGATTTGCCATTATGACAAATCTGATATTCCTCCTCattcataataaccttccatcataatcga
Above is a window of Mytilus galloprovincialis chromosome 7, xbMytGall1.hap1.1, whole genome shotgun sequence DNA encoding:
- the LOC143081890 gene encoding uncharacterized protein LOC143081890 is translated as MKGIFLLSITIFFALCMMDECEGWRRRWRVRIPRLPRPWPPRPKWPRSATINTDQRRAILNDDIQDKDIANEDLQDGHLDERYVDMNDEDVMDDIDERYVNDPEEDD